A stretch of Grus americana isolate bGruAme1 chromosome 24, bGruAme1.mat, whole genome shotgun sequence DNA encodes these proteins:
- the BACE1 gene encoding LOW QUALITY PROTEIN: beta-secretase 1 (The sequence of the model RefSeq protein was modified relative to this genomic sequence to represent the inferred CDS: inserted 1 base in 1 codon), translated as MAAAWPWLLLWLGAATLRARPTPPRIRLPLRGGAALPPGXRARRAPEEAERGGSFVEMIDNLRGKSGQGYYVEMTVGSPPQKLNILVDTGSSNFAVGAAPHPFLRRYYQRQLSSTYRDLRKGVYVPYTQGKWEGELGTDLVTIPHGPNVTVRANIAAITESDKFFINGSNWEGILGLAYAEIARPDDSLEPFFDSLVKQTRVPNIFSLQLCGAGFSPNETEALASVGGSMIIGGIDRSLYVGDIWYTPIRKEWYYEVIIVKLEVNGQDLNMDCKEYNYDKSIVDSGTTNLRLPKKVFEAAVKSIKTASSTEKFPDGFWLGEQLVCWQVGTTPWHIFPVLSLYLMGEATNQSFRITILPQQYLRPVEDVATSQDDCYKFAISQSSTGTVMGAVIMEGFYVVFDRARKRIGFAVSACHVHDEFRTAAVEGPYLHSNMEDCGYNIPQTDESTLMTIAYVMAAICALFMLPLCLMVFQWRCFHCLRRDHDDFADDISLLK; from the exons ATGGCTGCCGCCtggccctggctgctgctgtggctgggggCGGCCACCCTGCGCGCCCGCCCGACCCCGCCGCGCATCCGGCTGCCCCtgcggggcggcgcggccctGCCGCCGG CCCGGGCGCGCCGGGCGCCGGAGGAGGCCGAGCGGGGCGGCAGCTTCGTGGAGATGATTGACAACCTGCGGGGCAAGTCCGGGCAGGGCTACTACGTGGAGATGACGGTGGGCAGCCCCCCGCAGAAG ctgaatATCCTGGTGGACACAGGGAGCAGTAACTTCGCTGTGGGAGCTGCGCCTCACCCCTTCCTCCGGAGATACTACCAGCGGCAGCT GTCCAGCACCTACCGTGACCTGCGGAAGGGTGTGTATGTGCCCTACACCCAGGGCAAGTGGGAAGGGGAGCTGGGCACTGACCTTGTCACCATCCCCCACGGCCCCAACGTCACCGTCAGAGCCAACATCGCTGCCATCACGGAGTCGGACAAATTCTTCATCAACGGCTCCAACTGGGAAGGGATCCTGGGGCTGGCGTATGCCGAGATCGCCCGG CCCGACGACAGCCTGGAGCCCTTCTTTGACTCCCTGGTGAAGCAGACCCGGGTGCCCAACATCTTCTCCCTCCAGCTTTGCGGCGCAGGCTTCTCGCCCAACGAGACGGAGGCCCTGGCATCGGTGGGAGGCAGCATG ATCATTGGTGGCATCGACCGCTCGCTGTACGTGGGTGACATCTGGTACACACCCATCCGGAAGGAGTGGTACTACGAGGTCATCATCGTCAAGCTGGAGGTCAACGGGCAGGACCTGAACATGGACTGCAAGGAG TACAACTATGACAAGAGTATCGTGGACAGTGGGACCACCAACCTCAGGCTGCCAAAGAAGGTGTTTGAGGCTGCGGTGAAATCCATCAAAACAGCTTCTTCG ACCGAGAAGTTCCCGGACGGCTTCTGGCTGGGGGAGCAGCTGGTTTGCTGGCAGGTCGGCACCACCCCCTGGCACATCTTCCCGGTCCTGTCCCTCTACCTGATGGGGGAGGCCACCAACCAGTCCTTCCGCATCACCATCCTGCCCCAG CAATACCTGCGCCCGGTGGAGGACGTGGCCACCTCTCAGGACGACTGCTACAAATTTGCCATCTCGCAGTCCTCCACAGGCACCGTCATGGGCGCCGTGATCATGGAGGGCTTCTACGTGGTCTTCGACCGTGCCCGCAAGCGCATCGGCTTTGCTGTCAGCGCCTGCCACG TGCACGACGAGTTTCGGACGGCCGCAGTGGAGGGGCCCTACCTGCACTCCAACATGGAGGACTGCGGCTACAACATCCCGCAGACGGACGAGTCCACCCTGATGACCATCGCCTATGTCATGGCGGCCATCTGCGCCCTCTTCATGCTGCCCCTCTGCCTCATGGTGTTCCAGTGGCGCTGCTTCCACTGCCTGCGGCGGGACCACGACGACTTCGCCGACGACATATCCTTGCTGAAGTGA
- the PCSK7 gene encoding proprotein convertase subtilisin/kexin type 7 isoform X1: MAGVSLEWAVCCAGGEAGRWQAPVCRHCPWDLQVRPWPRCSGSEEVLTVFIFCRLQPACLMPHWKRRVPLWSAGMEATLCIHTCLWLSAAWIPLASSDGLACGGEHAAGTDAARHGKLMWAVSLEAPEEELEQRAEELARTAGLVNMGRVGELKGHYLFTYQPDGQAASEPEAIRRSVDTLFAQHDSVRWHSEQKLLKRSKRSLHFNDPKYPQQWHLNNRKSPGKDINVTGVWERNVTGRGVTVVVVDDGVEHTIKDIQPNYSPEGSYDLNSNDPDPMPHPDEDNGNHHGTRCAGEIAAVPNNSFCTVGVAYGSRIAGIRVLDGPLTDSMEAIAFNKHYQINDIYSCSWGPDDDGKTVDGPHQLGKAALQHGVIAGRRGFGSIFVVASGNGGQHSDNCNYDGYANSIYTVTIGAVDETGSMPFYAEECASMLAVTFSGGDKMMRSIVTTDWDLQKGTGCTEGHTGTSAAAPLAAGMIALMLQVRPCLTWRDVQHIIVFTATKYEDRHAKWDINQAGFSHSHQHGFGLLNAWRLVNAAKIWESVPYLASYVSPALKEGRSIPLLPQELEVAWNVTTTDLELSGMRTLEHVAVTVTITHPRRGNLEIRLFCPSGMMSLIGTTRSMDSDPNGFADWTFSTVRCWGEEAQGTYRLVIRDIGDESLRPGTLKQWQLTLYGSSWSPAEMKERQRLLEEAMSGRYLSSDFSLPCPPGLEIPEEQRYTITANTLKTLLLLGCFAVFWTFYYTLEVCLTRNNVGLDLTCNGSTACRWYQQGGKHRALESGLEMESVPLYREKDIEDVEMECEHPEPAQGEEGSWTSTHPKVPSSGRAASFHEAAPAGAGYLGREVTDELLSEDREHQTC, translated from the exons ATGGCTGGCGTGTCCCTGGAATGGGCTGTCTGCTGCGCcgggggggaggcggggcggTGGCAAGCCCCAGTGTGCCGGCATTGCCCATGGGACCTTCAGGTGAGGCCGTGGCCACGCTGTTCCGGGTCGGAAGAGGTTCTCACCGTTTTTATTTTCTGCCGCTTGCAGCCCGCCTGTCTGATGCCGCATTGGAAGCGGAGGGTGCCGCTATGGAGCGCAGGGATGGAGGCCACGCTCTGTATCCACACGTGCCTTTGGCTGAGTGCCGCCTGGATCCCCCTCGCCTCATCAGACGGACTGGCCTGCGGCGGGGAGCACGCTGCCGGCACTGACGCCGCCCGGCATGGCAAGCTGATGTGGGCTGTCAGCTTGGAAGCTCCTGAGGAGGAACTGGAACAGCGGGCGGAGGAGCTGGCCCGGACCGCGGGGCTGGTGAACATGGGCCGTGTCGGGGAGCTCAAGGGCCATTACCTTTTCACCTACCAGCCTGATGGCCAGGCGGCAAGCGAACCCGAAGCAATAAGGAGGTCGGTGGACACTTTGTTTGCACAGCACGACAGCGTGCGGTGGCACTCAGAACAGAAGCTTCTGAAACGCTCCAAACGCAGCCTGCACTTTAACGATCCCAAATACCCCCAGCAGTGGCATCTG AACAATCGCAAGAGCCCCGGGAAGGACATCAACGTCACAGGCGTCTGGGAGCGGAACGTGACGGGGCGCGGTGTGACGGTAGTGGTGGTGGATGACGGCGTGGAGCACACCATCAAAGATATACAGCCAAATTAT AGCCCGGAAGGCAGCTACGACTTGAACTCCAACGATCCCGACCCTATGCCTCACCCTGACGAGGACAATGGCAACCACCACGGGACCCGCTGCGCTGGGGAGATTGCTGCCGTGCCAAACAACAGCTTCTGCACAGTGGGAGTTGCGTACGGGAGCCGCATCGCAG GCATCCGAGTGCTGGATGGACCCCTCACCGACAGCATGGAGGCCATCGCCTTCAACAAGCACTATCAGATCAATGACATCTACAGCTGCAG CTGGGGTCCAGATGACGATGGGAAAACTGTGGATGGCCCCCATCAACTGGGAAAG gctgccctgcagcacgGCGTGATAGCGGGTCGCAGGGGCTTCGGGAGCATTTTCGTCGTGGCCAGTGGCAACGGCGGGCAACACAGCGACAACTGCAACTACGATGGTTATGCCAACTCCATCTACACTGTGACGATAG GGGCGGTGGACGAGACGGGCTCCATGCCGTTCTATGCCGAGGAATGTGCCTCCATGTTAGCGGTGACCTTCAGCGGCGGGGACAAGATGATGAGGAGCATC GTGACAACAGACTGGGATTTGCAGAAGGGCACAGGCTGCACGGAGGGTCACACGGGGAcgtctgctgctgctccccttgcAGCTGGGATGATCGCGCTGATGCTGCAGGTGCGGCCGTGTCTCACTTGGCGAGACGTCCAGCACATCATTGTCTTCACTGCCACGAAG TATGAGGATCGTCACGCGAAGTGGGACATCAACCAGGCTGGCTTCAGCCACAGCCATCAGCACGGCTTTGGCTTGCTGAACGCCTGGAGGCTGGTTAACGCTGCCAAG ATCTGGGAGTCCGTCCCGTACCTCGCCTCGTACGTGAGCCCTGCACTGAAGGAGGGCAGGAGCATCCCCTTACTCCCGCAGGAGCTGGAGGTCGCCTGGAACG TCACCACCACCGACCTGGAGCTCTCCGGCATGAGAACCCTGGAGCACGTGGCAGTCACCGTCACCATAACCCATCCCCGCCGCGGCAACCTGGAGATCAGGCTCTTCTGCCCCAGCGGCATGATGTCCCTGATAGGGACCACCAGGAGCATGGACTC GGACCCCAATGGCTTTGCTGACTGGACCTTCTCCACGGTCCGGTGCTGGGGTGAGGAAGCACAGGGCACGTACAGACTGGTCATCAGGGACATCG GAGACGAAAGCCTGAGGCCTGGGACCTTGAAGCAGTGGCAGCTGACCCTGTACGGCTCCTCCTGGTCCCCAGCAGAGATGAAGGAACGGCAGAG GCTGCTGGAGGAAGCCATGAGCGGGCGGTACCTGAGCAGTGacttctccctgccctgccctccggGGCTGGAGATCCCCGAGGAGCAGCGCTACACAATCACAGCCAACACCCTCAAG acCCTCCTGCTGTTGGGATGCTTTGCCGTGTTCTGGACTTTCTACTACACGCTGGAGGTTTGCCTGACCAGGAACAATGTGGGGCTTGACCTGACCTGCAACGGCTCCACCGCCTGCAGATGGTAccagcagggagggaagcacCGAGCCCTGGAGAGCGGCCTGGAGATGGAGTCTGTCCCGCTCTACCGGGAGAAGGACATCGAGGACGTCGAGATGGAGTGTGAGCACCCGGAGCCTGCCCAGGGGGAGGAGGGCTCCTGGACCTCCACCCACCCCAAAGTTCCCAGCAGCGGCAGAGCCGCAAGCTTCCACGAGGCCGCCCCCGCCGGAGCAGGGTACCTTGGCCGGGAGGTGACGGACGAGCTACTCTCGGAGGACAGGGAGCACCAGACCTGCTAG
- the PCSK7 gene encoding proprotein convertase subtilisin/kexin type 7 isoform X2 gives MPHWKRRVPLWSAGMEATLCIHTCLWLSAAWIPLASSDGLACGGEHAAGTDAARHGKLMWAVSLEAPEEELEQRAEELARTAGLVNMGRVGELKGHYLFTYQPDGQAASEPEAIRRSVDTLFAQHDSVRWHSEQKLLKRSKRSLHFNDPKYPQQWHLNNRKSPGKDINVTGVWERNVTGRGVTVVVVDDGVEHTIKDIQPNYSPEGSYDLNSNDPDPMPHPDEDNGNHHGTRCAGEIAAVPNNSFCTVGVAYGSRIAGIRVLDGPLTDSMEAIAFNKHYQINDIYSCSWGPDDDGKTVDGPHQLGKAALQHGVIAGRRGFGSIFVVASGNGGQHSDNCNYDGYANSIYTVTIGAVDETGSMPFYAEECASMLAVTFSGGDKMMRSIVTTDWDLQKGTGCTEGHTGTSAAAPLAAGMIALMLQVRPCLTWRDVQHIIVFTATKYEDRHAKWDINQAGFSHSHQHGFGLLNAWRLVNAAKIWESVPYLASYVSPALKEGRSIPLLPQELEVAWNVTTTDLELSGMRTLEHVAVTVTITHPRRGNLEIRLFCPSGMMSLIGTTRSMDSDPNGFADWTFSTVRCWGEEAQGTYRLVIRDIGDESLRPGTLKQWQLTLYGSSWSPAEMKERQRLLEEAMSGRYLSSDFSLPCPPGLEIPEEQRYTITANTLKTLLLLGCFAVFWTFYYTLEVCLTRNNVGLDLTCNGSTACRWYQQGGKHRALESGLEMESVPLYREKDIEDVEMECEHPEPAQGEEGSWTSTHPKVPSSGRAASFHEAAPAGAGYLGREVTDELLSEDREHQTC, from the exons ATGCCGCATTGGAAGCGGAGGGTGCCGCTATGGAGCGCAGGGATGGAGGCCACGCTCTGTATCCACACGTGCCTTTGGCTGAGTGCCGCCTGGATCCCCCTCGCCTCATCAGACGGACTGGCCTGCGGCGGGGAGCACGCTGCCGGCACTGACGCCGCCCGGCATGGCAAGCTGATGTGGGCTGTCAGCTTGGAAGCTCCTGAGGAGGAACTGGAACAGCGGGCGGAGGAGCTGGCCCGGACCGCGGGGCTGGTGAACATGGGCCGTGTCGGGGAGCTCAAGGGCCATTACCTTTTCACCTACCAGCCTGATGGCCAGGCGGCAAGCGAACCCGAAGCAATAAGGAGGTCGGTGGACACTTTGTTTGCACAGCACGACAGCGTGCGGTGGCACTCAGAACAGAAGCTTCTGAAACGCTCCAAACGCAGCCTGCACTTTAACGATCCCAAATACCCCCAGCAGTGGCATCTG AACAATCGCAAGAGCCCCGGGAAGGACATCAACGTCACAGGCGTCTGGGAGCGGAACGTGACGGGGCGCGGTGTGACGGTAGTGGTGGTGGATGACGGCGTGGAGCACACCATCAAAGATATACAGCCAAATTAT AGCCCGGAAGGCAGCTACGACTTGAACTCCAACGATCCCGACCCTATGCCTCACCCTGACGAGGACAATGGCAACCACCACGGGACCCGCTGCGCTGGGGAGATTGCTGCCGTGCCAAACAACAGCTTCTGCACAGTGGGAGTTGCGTACGGGAGCCGCATCGCAG GCATCCGAGTGCTGGATGGACCCCTCACCGACAGCATGGAGGCCATCGCCTTCAACAAGCACTATCAGATCAATGACATCTACAGCTGCAG CTGGGGTCCAGATGACGATGGGAAAACTGTGGATGGCCCCCATCAACTGGGAAAG gctgccctgcagcacgGCGTGATAGCGGGTCGCAGGGGCTTCGGGAGCATTTTCGTCGTGGCCAGTGGCAACGGCGGGCAACACAGCGACAACTGCAACTACGATGGTTATGCCAACTCCATCTACACTGTGACGATAG GGGCGGTGGACGAGACGGGCTCCATGCCGTTCTATGCCGAGGAATGTGCCTCCATGTTAGCGGTGACCTTCAGCGGCGGGGACAAGATGATGAGGAGCATC GTGACAACAGACTGGGATTTGCAGAAGGGCACAGGCTGCACGGAGGGTCACACGGGGAcgtctgctgctgctccccttgcAGCTGGGATGATCGCGCTGATGCTGCAGGTGCGGCCGTGTCTCACTTGGCGAGACGTCCAGCACATCATTGTCTTCACTGCCACGAAG TATGAGGATCGTCACGCGAAGTGGGACATCAACCAGGCTGGCTTCAGCCACAGCCATCAGCACGGCTTTGGCTTGCTGAACGCCTGGAGGCTGGTTAACGCTGCCAAG ATCTGGGAGTCCGTCCCGTACCTCGCCTCGTACGTGAGCCCTGCACTGAAGGAGGGCAGGAGCATCCCCTTACTCCCGCAGGAGCTGGAGGTCGCCTGGAACG TCACCACCACCGACCTGGAGCTCTCCGGCATGAGAACCCTGGAGCACGTGGCAGTCACCGTCACCATAACCCATCCCCGCCGCGGCAACCTGGAGATCAGGCTCTTCTGCCCCAGCGGCATGATGTCCCTGATAGGGACCACCAGGAGCATGGACTC GGACCCCAATGGCTTTGCTGACTGGACCTTCTCCACGGTCCGGTGCTGGGGTGAGGAAGCACAGGGCACGTACAGACTGGTCATCAGGGACATCG GAGACGAAAGCCTGAGGCCTGGGACCTTGAAGCAGTGGCAGCTGACCCTGTACGGCTCCTCCTGGTCCCCAGCAGAGATGAAGGAACGGCAGAG GCTGCTGGAGGAAGCCATGAGCGGGCGGTACCTGAGCAGTGacttctccctgccctgccctccggGGCTGGAGATCCCCGAGGAGCAGCGCTACACAATCACAGCCAACACCCTCAAG acCCTCCTGCTGTTGGGATGCTTTGCCGTGTTCTGGACTTTCTACTACACGCTGGAGGTTTGCCTGACCAGGAACAATGTGGGGCTTGACCTGACCTGCAACGGCTCCACCGCCTGCAGATGGTAccagcagggagggaagcacCGAGCCCTGGAGAGCGGCCTGGAGATGGAGTCTGTCCCGCTCTACCGGGAGAAGGACATCGAGGACGTCGAGATGGAGTGTGAGCACCCGGAGCCTGCCCAGGGGGAGGAGGGCTCCTGGACCTCCACCCACCCCAAAGTTCCCAGCAGCGGCAGAGCCGCAAGCTTCCACGAGGCCGCCCCCGCCGGAGCAGGGTACCTTGGCCGGGAGGTGACGGACGAGCTACTCTCGGAGGACAGGGAGCACCAGACCTGCTAG
- the TAGLN gene encoding transgelin has translation MANKGPAYGMSRDVQSKIEKKYDDELEDRLVEWIVAQCGAAVGRPERGRLGFQVWLKNGIVLSRLVNSLYPDGSKPVKIPDTPPTMVFKQMEQIAQFLKAAEDYGVVKTDVFQTVDLFEAKDMAAVQRTLMALGSLAVTKNDGNYHGDPNWFMKKAQEHKREFTESQLKEGKNVIGLQMGSNKGASQAGMSYGRPRQIIS, from the exons ATGGCAAACAAGGGCCCGGCGTATGGCATGAGCAGGGACGTCCAGTCCAAGATCGAGAAGAAGTACGATGATGAGCTGGAGGACCGGCTGGTGGAGTGGATCGTGGCACAGTGCGGGGCCGCGGTGGGTCGTCCTGAGCGGGGCCGCCTGGGCTTCCAGGTCTGGCTGAAGAACGGCATC GTCCTCAGCAGGCTGGTGAACAGCCTCTACCCCGACGGCTCCAAGCCCGTCAAGATccccgacaccccccccaccatgGTCTTCAAGCAGATGGAGCAGATCGCCCAGTTCCTCAAGGCGGCCGAGGACTACGGCGTGGTCAAGACGGACGTGTTCCAGACCGTCGACCTCTTTGAAG CCAAGGACATGGCGGCAGTGCAGAGGACGCTGATGGCCCTGGGGAGCCTGGCGGTCACCAAGAACGATGGGAACTACCATGGGGACCCCAACTGGTTCATGAA GAAAGCGCAGGAGCACAAGAGGGAGTTCACTGAGAgccagctgaaggagggcaagAACGTCATCGGCTTACAGATGGGGAGCAACAAGGGGGCGTCACAGGCGGGGATGAGCTATGGCCGGCCCCGGCAGATCATCAGCTAG
- the RNF214 gene encoding RING finger protein 214 produces MALEQAQADGPAAAPALPRLCEPGPAAPPGSGSALSAPESPSEAAPAGPGGEAEPAAAPGQAPALLPAAPGGEGEPGPGGVEAGGQSGGAAEEPDPEAAPARPSQNIAVQTDFKTADMDVNADQDIEKNLDKMMSERALLKERYQEVLDKQRQVENQLQVQLKQLQQRREEEMKNHQEILKAIQDVTIKREETKKKMEKEKKEFLQKEQDLKAEIEKLCEKGRRLLKEQEEKENKIASLIAEQSDEKQLWEMELDKLKNQHNEINRNILEETERAWKAEILSLESRKELLVLKLEEAEKEAELHLTYLKSAPPTLETMRPKQEWEMRLNRIRMTKESVRDQFNDHIQMVRNGTKLSSLPQIPTPTLPPPPSETDFMLTAFQPNPSLTPRLPFPIGPVPVPMVMPSADPRALSFPLLNPAISRPNQPSPPLPASQGRNSPVVASLIGTHGPHMAPAASIPPPPGLGGVNVAPEFHRLQPADKLEKLLEKLLTRFPQCNKAQLTNILQQIKTARRTMAGLTMEELTQLVAAKLAEQQERVAAGAQPLGRIRAPMFSAPLPQISTPMFLPPAQVAYPGTASHTPAACKLCLMCQKLVQPGDLHPMACSHVLHKECIKFWAQTNTNDTCPFCPSLK; encoded by the exons ATGGCGCTGGAGCAGGCGCAAGCCGAcgggcccgccgccgccccggccctgCCGCGCCTCTGcgagcccggccccgccgcgccgcccggcaG CGGGAGCGCCCTCTCCGCCCCGGAGAGCCCCAGTGAGGCGGCGCCGGCCGGCCCCGGCGGAGAGGCGGAGCCCGCTGCCGCCCCCGGCCAGGCCCCGGCGCTGCTGCCGGCGGCGCCTGGCGGCGAGGGGGagcccgggcccggcggcgTGGAGGCCGGGGGGCagagcggcggggcggcggaggaGCCCGACCCCGAGGCGGCCCCCGCCAGGCCCTCGCAGAACATCGCGGTGCAG ACTGACTTCAAGACGGCCGATATGGACGTGAACGCGGATCAGGACATCGAGAAGAACTTG GACAAAATGATGTCTGAGAGGGCTTTGCTGAAGGAGCGTTACCAGGAGGTGTTGGACAAACAGAGGCAAGTGGAGAATCAGCTGCAGGTACAGCTTAAGCAGCTCCAGCAGCggagggaagaagagatgaAGAACCACCAG GAGATCCTGAAAGCAATTCAGGATGTTACGATCAAGAGAGAAGAGACAAAGaagaagatggagaaagaaaagaaagaattcttGCAGAAGGAGCAGGATCTGAAAGCAGAGATTGAGAAACTCTGTGAGAAAGGCAGAAG GTTgctgaaggagcaggaggagaaggaaaacaagatcGCTTCTCTGATTGCAGAGCAGTCCGATGAAAA gcagctctgggagaTGGAGCTAGATAAGCTGAAGAACCAGCACAATGAAATCAACAGGAACATTCTTGAGGAGACAGAACGTGCCTGGAAGGCAGAG ATCCTGTCCCTGGAGAGCCGAAAGGAGCTGCTGGTGTTGAAACTagaagaagcagagaaagaagcagagcTACACCTCACCTACCTCAA ATCTGCACCGCCCACGCTGGAGACGATGCGGCCGAAGCAGGAGTGGGAGATGAGGCTGAACAGGATACGAATGACCAAGGAAAGTGTCCGA GATCAGTTCAACGACCACATTCAGATGGTAAGAAACGGAACAAAGCTGAGCAGCCTCCCACAGATCCCGACCCCGACGCTGCCGCCTCCGCCCTCAGAA acaGATTTCATGCTGACGGCATTCCAGCCCAACCCGTCCCTTACTCCCAGGCTCCCGTTTCCCATCGGACCAGTTCCCGTTCCCATGGTGATGCCAAGCGCCGATCCTCGGGcgctctcctttcccctcctgaaCCCCGCGATCTCCAGGCCCAACCAGCCTTCCCCGCCGCTGCCTGCTTCCCAGGGAAGGAACAGCCCTGTAGTGGCATCGCTCATTGGCACGCATGGCCCTCACAtggctcctgctgcctccatccctcctccgCCAGGCCTGGGGGGAGTTAACGTCGCTCCAGAgttccacaggctgcagccggCCGATAAGCTGGAAAAGCTGCTGGAGAAGTTGTTGACTCGGTTTCCGCAGTGCAACAA GGCCCAGCTCACCAACATACTGCAGCAGATCAAGACAGCTCGGAGGACCATGGCGGGTCTGACCATGGAGGAGCTGACCCAGCTGGTAGCGGccaagctggcagagcagcaggagcggGTGGCGGCCGGAGCTCAG CCTCTCGGTCGAATCAGGGCCCCCATGTTCTCTGCTCCGCTGCCTCAGATCAGCACACCCATGTTCCTGCCCCCGGCTCAGGTGGCTTACCCTGGAACGGCGTCACAC ACCCCGGCTGCCTGTAAGCTGTGTCTAATGTGCCAGAAGCTCGTGCAGCCCGGTGACCTTCACCCCATGGCCTGCTCACACGTGCTGCACAAGGAG TGCATCAAATTCTGGGCACAAACCAACACAAATGACACTTGCCCCTTTTGCCCAAGCCTCAAATGA